In Thermanaeromonas sp. C210, the genomic stretch GAAAGGAACACGGGCACTCACCAGGTCTCCCACCTCTATCAATCCTCCCGACAGGAGGGCCGTGGCCTGGCGGAAGCTTTCCTTGTCGTGCCGTATGGAGCCCGTAAGGGTAAACTCACTGTAATGGAAATCGTTGGGATCGATTTCCAGGGGAACGGCAGGGTGCAGGGACCCATATACTACAAGGGTACCTCCCTTCACCAAAAGCCTTAAGCCCTCTTTCAGGGCCGGCGCGCCACCTGCCGTGAAAAATACCGCCTCTGCTCCCCTTCCGCAGGTCAGCTCTTTCACAACGGAAGCAAGGTCTTCTTTAAAGGGGTTAACGGCGGCAATAGCCCCCAGCTGGAGGGCCTTCTCCCTGCGTGAAGGGTCGGGTTCACTCACGATAACCCGTGCCCCCCGGATTTGGGCGAGCTTGAGGTGCAGGAGCCCCATTACCCCGGCGCCCAGAACTACTACTGTATCTCCCGGGCGCAGGTTTCCCCGGCCGATACTACGAACCACACAGGCGAGGGGCTCGGAGAGAGTGGCGTGGACCAGGTCCACATTTTGGGCGAGGGGATAGACCTCGTAACCTTTGGCGATGAGGTATTCGGCAAAACCGGCCGGGCCCCAGTAATTGCCGGGGTTGGACTTTTCTCCCGCGTTAGCGCACATGTGGTCCTGGCCTCGACGGCAAAAATAGCACTCACCGCAACGTATGAGGCTGGCTACGGCGACTTTCTGTCCGGGTGCCAGCCTTTGGGCGACCCGCGGACCAACCTCAACTACCTCCCCGGCAATTTCGTGACCTCCCAGGAAGGGATAAGCTCCTTCCACACCCTGGTAAAACCGTTGTTCCCAGGTGCAGATGCCGCAGGCCCTAACTTTAACAAGCACTTCATCTGGTTCTAACTTCCTTAGCGGAACGTCTTCCAGTTGAATTTTCTGGGGACCGATCATTACTGCCCTAAGCAACATCCATCAGCTCCTTTTAACTCTCTAGTATGGCCTGGGCTTCCTCCAAGGTAGCCCCCTTGTGGATCAAAGCGGCCAGGGCTGCTGCCATTTTTTCCGGACGCGGATGGCCCCACACGTTGCGCCCTATAGCCACCCCTGCCGCCCCCTCATCGAGAGCATCTTTGATGGAGGCCAGGAATGCTTTTACATCATTGGTTTTGGCACCCCCCAAGACCACAACAGGGACAAAGCAGGTTTCGGTTACTGCCCGGAAACCTGGCCGGTAAATGGTCTTGATGACATCTGCTCCCAGCTCGCACGCGATGCGGGCACCCAGAGCAATGTTATCTAAAGTGCGCAGGGATGGGTCACTATCAAAGCCTCCCGGCGATATCTCGCCTATCAGGGGAAGTCCCCAGTTATCGCACCGGCGCGCGATATCGGCCAGTTGCGGTAGGGTTATTTCCTCTACACCCACCCCGGGGCCGGCGTTAACGATAACGGCATCGGCTCCCAACCGCAGAGCTTCCTCCACACCATAGGCCAGCCGGCTGGCATGGCCCTGTCCCATGGCCGTGGGAGATATGTCCAGGCGTAGGATTACCCCTAGGCCGGACAGCTCCCGGGCAAACTTTCGGGCCACGCCGTAATTGACAATTACGGCATCCACGCCACTGGCCGCCATTTTTAATATGGTCTCTTCGGGTCGTTCCAGACCCGGGAGGGCCCCGGCGTTGGTGCCGTGGTCCAGGGCGACGATGAAGGTCCGTCCATCTCGTTGAAATAAGCGGTGCCAACGTCGTATCTTATTCATTACATATACCCCCTATGAAATTATTCGCCTGGTAAATAGCCCGCTCAGCTCAACGTTCTTCTCGTACATAAGGTATTCCCTGGGAGCGGGGTACAACTGAACGGCCTATCATGAACACCAGAACAACAAGGGTGACCACGTAGGGCAACATTAAGAACAAATGATACGGTAGATCAAGTCCCATGGCCTGCATCCTTAGCTGAAACGCATCGGTGAAGCCGAAAAGCAAGGTAGCGATAAGGGCGCCCCAGGGGTTGTAGCGGCCGAAAATCACCGCTGCAAAGGCGATAAAGCCCCTTCCCGCCGTCATGTTATCCATGAAGTACCGCAGTCCTCCCACCGTCAGGGATGCTCCTCCTAGGGATGCCAATACGCAGCTTAGTATAATGCAGGCGTAACGTACCAGGTAAACATTTATCCCTAGAGTGTCGGCGGCCTGGGGGTGTTCGCCTACGGCCCGGATTTTGAGGCCCCATGTGGTGTGGAAAAGTACTGCGTAGGTAAGGGGTACCATGAGGAGCCCCAGATAGACTAGGATGTTGTGCTTAAAGAGGACCGTACCGAGGACCGGAATTTGGTCCAAGACGGGAATGGCCAACTGAGGCAGTCCGGGGGATTCCGGCTGCAAGGGGGTGGCACCCAATAGAATCCGGTAGAGGGTGCTCGTCACTCCTAGGGCGAAAATGTTCTCTCCTACTGCCGTGACCACCTGGTCGCACCGCAAGGTTACGGTGAAGAAGGCGTGGACAAGGCCCATGACGCCCCCCAGAAGGATGGCTGCTAACACTCCTACGTAAGCATTGCCGGAATAATAGGCAAAGATGAAGGAGCCGAAAGCACCTATGAGCATCATGGCTTCCAGGGCAATATTAAGTACACCCGTGCGTTCGGAAAAGATGTCTCCGATGGCGGCCAGCAGAAGGGGCGTAGTCATGCGGATACCGGCCACCAGAAAATCCAGGGAACTAATTATTGCTAATATGGCTGCCAATCACTTTCCCTCCCTTAAACCACCGCCGGAAGTATATTTGGCGGACTGCCACAATGCCGATGATGCTTAAAACAGCCAGAGCCTGAATAATGTAGACTATGGCCACCGGTACGCCTACGGAAATTTGCATGGAGTTGGCTCCATTGCGGAGGGCTCCAAAGAAGAGGGCGGTCAGGAGGGTACCGAAAGGGTGCAATCCTCCCAATAGAGCAACAGCAATGGCATCGTAACCGTAGCCTACCATAAAATTCTCCAGCAACCGGTGTTGTACCCCGAGGATTTCCGAACTGCCCGCAAAAGAAGCCAGGGCGCCGCTGGCAGCCATGGTAAGGAGCATGACCCGCTTCACTTCTACACCGCCGTAGCGGGCCGCATCCCGGTTGGCTCCCACGCTCCGGATTTCGAAACCCCAGGTGGTATGCCACAGGACCCAGTAGACCAACCAGGCAAAAACAAAAACCATTAGAAATCCCGCATGGAGAAAAGTACCCGGGAGGATGATGGGCAGCCGGGCGCTTTGGACTATCGGCGGGCTCTGCGGTGCAGTCTGCCCGGGCTCCATAAGGAAAGTATTGACCGCCAATCCGACGAGGTATATTGCCACATAGTTCATAAGGATGGTAGTAAGAATTTCGTTAATGCCGCGAGTGGCCTTAAGATATCCGGGAATGAAAGCCCACAGGGCCCCGGCAACCGTACCGGCCAGCAGAGCCAGGAGCAAGTGGATAACGGCGGGGATATCTAGCGGATAAACTCCGATCCAGGTGGAGGTCAGGGCCGCTACATACAGCTGACCTTCTGCTCCGATGTTGAAAACTCCACCGCGGTAGGCGAGGGTTACAGCTAGGCCGGTAAAGGCCAGGGGAACAAAACGCAAGAGGGTGAAAGAAAGGCTATCCAGGCTCCCAAAGGAGCCCAGGAACAGTTCCCGGTAAGCTTCTAAAGGGTTTACTCCCTGCTGGGCGATGATAACGGCGGCCACGGCCAGGCCGAAAAGTATACCCAGTAAGGGCGTCAAGATGGCACTCCAACCTTCACGACAAAAAACTTTAATCCAGGCCGAGAGTTTCTCTGCCACTTTTGTTCCCTCCCGTTAGGCTTGGCGCCGGGAACCGGCCATTAGTAGCCCGATAGTTTCCAGGTCGGCCTGGGCGGCATCCAGGAGACCTACGATTCTTCCCTCATAAAACACGGCAATGCGGTCGCTGAGCTTCATAATCTCTTCCAGTTCGGTAGAAATATATAAGATGGCCGCACCTCGCTCCCGCTGGGCCAGAATTTGTTGCTGAACGAATTCAGTAGCCCCGATGTCCAGGCCTCTAGTGGGCTGGACGGCAATAAGGAAATCGGGTTCTCTGCACAGCTCTCGCGCCAGGATAAGTTTTTGCTGGTTTCCCCCGGAAAGAAGGCGGACTTTGGTTTCGGGACTCGGGGTACGGACACCATACCTGCGGATCAACTCTCTTGCATGGTCGCTGATGACTTTGTGATCCATCTTGATACCACGGGCAAAAGGATGGCGGTAATATACCCCCAAAAGGGTGTTCTCCTTTATACTGAAATCGAGGATGAGTCCGGTATGCTGCCGATCTTCAGGAATATGGGCCAGCCCAAGGTCGTATAGGGCTTTGGGCGGAGCATTGGTAACGTCCTTCCCCTTCAGTCGTATTCTACCGCCGGAAGCACGCCGTAGGCCGGTGAGCACCTCTGCCAATTCGGTTTGGCCGTTACCGGCTACCCCCGCAATACCCAATATTTCACCCCGACGGAGGCTAAAAGTAACGCCTTGGAGGGCGGGAAGTCCGCGGTTGTTAAGGGTCTGCAGATTCTCTACCTCCAGGATTACTTCCCCCGGGCTGGACGGGTTCTTGGTCTTTTCCAGCGATATGTCTCGGCCGACCATAAGGCGGGCCAGCATTTGTTTGTCGGCCTTCTTAGTTTCCAGGTTCGCTACAACCCTTCCATCTCTCAGCACCGTTACGCGGTCGGCAACGGCCATAACTTCGTCCAACTTATGGGTTATAAGGACTACCGAGTGTCCTACGGCTACCAGCTGGCGCAGGACGCGAAAAAGGTCGGATACTTCGCCCGGAGTAAGTACTGCGGTAGGTTCGTCCAAAATGAGTAAGCGGGCTCTGCGGTATAGCGCCTTAAGAATTTCCACCCGCTGTTGAACTCCTACCGGTAACTGCCATATCTGCGCGTCCAAATCCACGTGAAGGCCGTACGCGTCCATCAATTCACGTATTTCGGCTGCTATCCTCTTCTTTTCCAGCAACGGTTCCCGCCGGGAAGGTAGGCCCAGCATGATATTTTCCAGGACGGTAAAGTTATGCACCAGCATAAAGTGTTGGTGCACCATTCCTATACCCAGATTTATAGCGTCACGAATGGAGCGGATTTTGACGTCTCGCCCCTGCCAGATAATGCGTCCGGCATCGGGAGTATAGAGGCCGTACACACAGTTCATGAGGGTGGTCTTGCCGGCCCCGTTTTCCCCTAACAAAGCATGAATTTCCCCCTGGGCGATGTCCAGATCTACGTGATCGTTGGCCTTTACTCCCGGGAATGATTTACAGATACCCCGTAGCTCCAGCAATGCCGCCATAATATACGAATTCCCTCCCGGGCTTAATTGGCGCGGGAGGGGGATTTCCCCCTCCCGAGATGGGTCTTCTAAAGACTTCCTTTCAGCTGGATCTTCCCGGCCAGTATATCTTCGGCTGCTTTAGCCACCTCGTCCTGAACTTCCTTAGGCACCTTATTGCCGTACTTGCCGATGTACTGGACCTGGTCTTTGAGCCCGAACTGGTATACCTTACCTTCGAATCGCCCTTCTTTAAATTCTTTAACACCCGTAGCAATGAGGAGGGATACCTTCTGCACCGCGCTGGTCAAAACGTGATCCGGCGCCTGATCGCGGTAATCACCGGTCCACCCAATAACCATCACGTTCTTCTCTTTGGCCGCTTGGATTACACCTAGGTTGCCGGCATCGCAGTTGGCTACTATTACGTCAACACCGTTAGCGATTTGGGCCAAGGCGGCCTCTTTAGCTTTGTTAATGTCTTCCCAACTACCGGTATAACCGTAAGTTACTGATATATTGGGGTTTACTTTCCTGGCCGCTTCCTCCAGGTTGTCGTATTCCATTTGGCCTGTAGGATCCTTAGTGGCCGTCACGATCCCAATCTTATTGGTCTTCGTGGAGCGGGCGGCCACAATCCCCACCAGATATCCTAGTTCACCATATTTAAACTGGAGGGAGGCCAGATTCGGTCCTGTTACATTGGTACCGATGCCCGCAAACATTACATCGGGGTATTCGCTGGCCACCTGTTTTAAAGCATCTGAGAATTCAAAGCCATGGCCCAGGATTACGTCGTAGCCTTTCCGGGCATACTCCCGCATGATCTGAACCTGGTCGTTCTTTTTAACGTTTTCGGTGTAGGCTACTTCAGCTCCCAGGTTTTGCTTAACTTCCATTAAACCTTCGTAAGCGCTCTGACTCCAACCGCCGTCATTAATGGAACCCGGGAGCAGAAGGGCTACTTTAAACTGGTCGGATTCCCCTTTTTGTTCTTGGCCGCCCCCTGTCGGACTCTGCTGTTCGGCAGTCTTACTGCCACCGCAGGCCACCAGCCCGAGGGCCAAAATCGCAACCAGGCCGATGACTAAGGCCTTCTTGAGCCTTCCTATCATAGTTGTTGGCTTACCTCCCCTATGAAACATTTTTTTGGGCATCGCCTTGTCCACTAACCACGCGCCGCCGGAGACAATGGATTCCGTTTCTGCCAGGACCTCACCTCCTAACAGCCTTTAGTCTCCTCCAGGGTTTTCCTGGATGCCGTTATCAGGGACGCAATACGGGCCACGCGCCGTCCAACGGCGCGGACCGCCGAGAGACCTAGTTCATCCTTTTGGGCTCCGGCCTGCTTGAGATCTTGCGACCACACCGCAGCCCCATGATTTTGGAACTTTTCTCCCCCCACGACAATCATGCCCTCGGCTAAGCAGAAATTTAGAATGGCTCCCAGAACGAATTCCTGCCCTCCGTTACGGCTGCCGCCGACGGCTATGGCACCGGCCACCTTATATTCCAACGCGCGGGGCACGGCATCGCAGACTTCGGCAAACCGCATGCGGAAGCGATTGAACAGGGCTGCCAGCTGGGAAGGGATGTTCATATCGTAAACTGGTGCACCGATGATAACTCCATCGGCGCGGAAGAAGGCCTCTATGATGCTCGCGGCGTCATCTTGATGGATACAACTCCCCGACTTCAAGCACCGGTCGCAATGAATGCAGGGCTTTATTTCCTTACCTTTAAGGGAAATATACTCGGTCTCCACTCCCGGTACTTGGGCGGCGGCCTTGAGGGCTTCCTGTACGCAAAAAGCAGTAGCTGCCTGGCGGGGGCTGGCACTTAAACCTAATATTTCCACCATTGCTTATCTCTCCCGGCTGAACTCTTGGATAATGCGTTGCCCGAGGGTAACACCTTTGTTCCAGGCCAAAGTAAGAATTTCTGGATTATCCTTCACAGGCAGAAAGTCTGTACCGGTGTACAACAGTTGGTCAACCAGTTCGGCATTTAAGTCGTTAAACAGCAGTTTGATTACTTCTATTTGTTTGGTAAAAGTTTCGGGGCCAAAGCTGCCCGTTACACCTACCATCATGCCCAACCGCCGGGAAGTCAGGCGGCTCGGGAAGGTAACTCGTCCGTCGGGGTGGAGGACTACCTCTACGTACCTGTAGCAGCGGTCAATAAACAATTTGGTTTGAGCCGTAATATCTCCGTAGAAAGTGGGCGTTCCCACCACCAGCCCGCGGCATCCTTCCACCGCGGCATATAGGATTTCCATATCATCTTGTATACAGCAGCTCGGATGATTGCGGCAATAACCACAATACCGACAAGGAAGAATTTGCAGATCATGAAGATAAAACTTTTGGACCCTTAGTCCCGTTGTCTCTACGCCTTCGAGGATCTTTTGCACCAGCAAGTCGGTGTTGGCCTTTTTGCGCGGGCTCCCTACCAAGCCTATAACGTCGGCCGTCATTTCTGATTCTGACCTCCCCAGTCCTTATACAAGGTGACTTCAAAGGCATAGCGGTCACTACGGTACCAGGATTCTACGAATTCGACGGGCGTATCGTCGTCCATAAAACTAAGGCGGTTGACGTAGAGCAGGGGACTGCGACGCGGTACTTGCAGAAGGCGTGCCTGCTCCGTGCTGGCCAGAGCGGCCTCCAGACGCTGCTGGGCACGAAAAAGACGAATACCGTAGCGATTTTTCAGTACAAAGTAAAGAGAGTTGTTCTCCAGGTCTTCGGTTTCCAGACC encodes the following:
- a CDS encoding zinc-dependent alcohol dehydrogenase, whose product is MLLRAVMIGPQKIQLEDVPLRKLEPDEVLVKVRACGICTWEQRFYQGVEGAYPFLGGHEIAGEVVEVGPRVAQRLAPGQKVAVASLIRCGECYFCRRGQDHMCANAGEKSNPGNYWGPAGFAEYLIAKGYEVYPLAQNVDLVHATLSEPLACVVRSIGRGNLRPGDTVVVLGAGVMGLLHLKLAQIRGARVIVSEPDPSRREKALQLGAIAAVNPFKEDLASVVKELTCGRGAEAVFFTAGGAPALKEGLRLLVKGGTLVVYGSLHPAVPLEIDPNDFHYSEFTLTGSIRHDKESFRQATALLSGGLIEVGDLVSARVPFPDMETAFKLAMAPDTYRVVLTFPD
- a CDS encoding class I fructose-bisphosphate aldolase, with the protein product MNKIRRWHRLFQRDGRTFIVALDHGTNAGALPGLERPEETILKMAASGVDAVIVNYGVARKFARELSGLGVILRLDISPTAMGQGHASRLAYGVEEALRLGADAVIVNAGPGVGVEEITLPQLADIARRCDNWGLPLIGEISPGGFDSDPSLRTLDNIALGARIACELGADVIKTIYRPGFRAVTETCFVPVVVLGGAKTNDVKAFLASIKDALDEGAAGVAIGRNVWGHPRPEKMAAALAALIHKGATLEEAQAILES
- a CDS encoding ABC transporter permease, with product MAAILAIISSLDFLVAGIRMTTPLLLAAIGDIFSERTGVLNIALEAMMLIGAFGSFIFAYYSGNAYVGVLAAILLGGVMGLVHAFFTVTLRCDQVVTAVGENIFALGVTSTLYRILLGATPLQPESPGLPQLAIPVLDQIPVLGTVLFKHNILVYLGLLMVPLTYAVLFHTTWGLKIRAVGEHPQAADTLGINVYLVRYACIILSCVLASLGGASLTVGGLRYFMDNMTAGRGFIAFAAVIFGRYNPWGALIATLLFGFTDAFQLRMQAMGLDLPYHLFLMLPYVVTLVVLVFMIGRSVVPRSQGIPYVREER
- a CDS encoding ABC transporter permease → MAEKLSAWIKVFCREGWSAILTPLLGILFGLAVAAVIIAQQGVNPLEAYRELFLGSFGSLDSLSFTLLRFVPLAFTGLAVTLAYRGGVFNIGAEGQLYVAALTSTWIGVYPLDIPAVIHLLLALLAGTVAGALWAFIPGYLKATRGINEILTTILMNYVAIYLVGLAVNTFLMEPGQTAPQSPPIVQSARLPIILPGTFLHAGFLMVFVFAWLVYWVLWHTTWGFEIRSVGANRDAARYGGVEVKRVMLLTMAASGALASFAGSSEILGVQHRLLENFMVGYGYDAIAVALLGGLHPFGTLLTALFFGALRNGANSMQISVGVPVAIVYIIQALAVLSIIGIVAVRQIYFRRWFKGGKVIGSHISNN
- a CDS encoding ABC transporter ATP-binding protein, with product MAALLELRGICKSFPGVKANDHVDLDIAQGEIHALLGENGAGKTTLMNCVYGLYTPDAGRIIWQGRDVKIRSIRDAINLGIGMVHQHFMLVHNFTVLENIMLGLPSRREPLLEKKRIAAEIRELMDAYGLHVDLDAQIWQLPVGVQQRVEILKALYRRARLLILDEPTAVLTPGEVSDLFRVLRQLVAVGHSVVLITHKLDEVMAVADRVTVLRDGRVVANLETKKADKQMLARLMVGRDISLEKTKNPSSPGEVILEVENLQTLNNRGLPALQGVTFSLRRGEILGIAGVAGNGQTELAEVLTGLRRASGGRIRLKGKDVTNAPPKALYDLGLAHIPEDRQHTGLILDFSIKENTLLGVYYRHPFARGIKMDHKVISDHARELIRRYGVRTPSPETKVRLLSGGNQQKLILARELCREPDFLIAVQPTRGLDIGATEFVQQQILAQRERGAAILYISTELEEIMKLSDRIAVFYEGRIVGLLDAAQADLETIGLLMAGSRRQA
- a CDS encoding BMP family protein, which produces MIGRLKKALVIGLVAILALGLVACGGSKTAEQQSPTGGGQEQKGESDQFKVALLLPGSINDGGWSQSAYEGLMEVKQNLGAEVAYTENVKKNDQVQIMREYARKGYDVILGHGFEFSDALKQVASEYPDVMFAGIGTNVTGPNLASLQFKYGELGYLVGIVAARSTKTNKIGIVTATKDPTGQMEYDNLEEAARKVNPNISVTYGYTGSWEDINKAKEAALAQIANGVDVIVANCDAGNLGVIQAAKEKNVMVIGWTGDYRDQAPDHVLTSAVQKVSLLIATGVKEFKEGRFEGKVYQFGLKDQVQYIGKYGNKVPKEVQDEVAKAAEDILAGKIQLKGSL
- a CDS encoding flavodoxin family protein, producing MVEILGLSASPRQAATAFCVQEALKAAAQVPGVETEYISLKGKEIKPCIHCDRCLKSGSCIHQDDAASIIEAFFRADGVIIGAPVYDMNIPSQLAALFNRFRMRFAEVCDAVPRALEYKVAGAIAVGGSRNGGQEFVLGAILNFCLAEGMIVVGGEKFQNHGAAVWSQDLKQAGAQKDELGLSAVRAVGRRVARIASLITASRKTLEETKGC
- a CDS encoding flavodoxin family protein, with translation MTADVIGLVGSPRKKANTDLLVQKILEGVETTGLRVQKFYLHDLQILPCRYCGYCRNHPSCCIQDDMEILYAAVEGCRGLVVGTPTFYGDITAQTKLFIDRCYRYVEVVLHPDGRVTFPSRLTSRRLGMMVGVTGSFGPETFTKQIEVIKLLFNDLNAELVDQLLYTGTDFLPVKDNPEILTLAWNKGVTLGQRIIQEFSRER